A window from Chryseobacterium vaccae encodes these proteins:
- the metI gene encoding methionine ABC transporter permease MetI: MLSDTVIALLAKGAWETVYMTFVSGFFGFVLGLPVGIMLFLTRKGQLLENTFYHRTLSVVVNIFRAIPFIILIVWMIPFTRILAGTSIGVNAALVPLSIGAAPFIARLVENSLLEVPHGLIETARALGASPFQIIRKVLLPEALPSLINNATITLITLVGYSAMGGAVGAGGLGQVGYQYGYIGYDIVIMNTVLILLVLLVFIIQFLGDRLSKKFDHR, translated from the coding sequence ATGCTTAGTGATACGGTAATTGCTCTTTTGGCAAAAGGAGCCTGGGAAACAGTTTACATGACTTTTGTATCCGGATTTTTCGGATTTGTTTTAGGTCTTCCCGTTGGGATTATGCTTTTTTTAACCAGAAAAGGACAATTGTTGGAAAATACATTCTATCACAGAACACTTTCTGTTGTGGTGAATATTTTCCGTGCTATTCCTTTTATCATTTTAATTGTATGGATGATTCCTTTTACAAGAATCCTGGCCGGAACTTCTATTGGCGTCAATGCAGCTTTGGTTCCTTTGAGTATCGGAGCTGCTCCGTTTATTGCAAGATTGGTGGAAAATAGTCTTCTTGAAGTTCCTCATGGCTTAATAGAAACAGCCAGAGCTTTGGGAGCGTCACCATTCCAGATTATCAGGAAAGTATTGCTTCCGGAGGCCCTTCCTTCTCTTATCAATAATGCAACCATCACATTGATTACTTTAGTGGGGTACTCTGCTATGGGAGGAGCTGTAGGTGCCGGCGGATTAGGGCAGGTTGGCTATCAGTACGGATACATCGGCTATGATATTGTCATTATGAATACAGTCCTCATATTGCTTGTATTATTAGTGTTTATCATACAATTTTTAGGCGACAGACTGTCAAAAAAATTTGACCATAGGTAG
- a CDS encoding SMI1/KNR4 family protein, translated as MNPLADHPDFTIKTGSNGRLSEDFLKRYPKIPEDYNIFLKSFLLLTNLSDTTWFNSISDFNDSHTESEFSWNEFEQQSLAAFEGDETTRNQIISFWNAHLPFILSVKNSYAYFSIGTADNNFGKIYFGEEPEYEETDHVADSFSEFLEALKNKTLEERYLNLF; from the coding sequence ATGAATCCATTAGCAGATCACCCAGATTTTACCATAAAAACCGGTTCAAATGGAAGACTTTCAGAAGACTTTTTGAAACGTTATCCAAAAATTCCTGAAGATTATAACATCTTCCTGAAATCATTTTTATTGCTTACCAACCTATCTGACACTACATGGTTCAATAGTATTTCTGATTTTAACGACTCTCATACTGAAAGTGAGTTCAGCTGGAACGAGTTTGAACAGCAGTCTCTGGCAGCTTTTGAAGGTGATGAAACAACCCGGAACCAGATCATTAGTTTTTGGAATGCTCATCTGCCTTTCATTCTTTCCGTAAAAAACAGCTATGCTTATTTCTCAATTGGCACGGCAGATAATAATTTTGGGAAGATTTATTTCGGGGAAGAACCTGAGTATGAGGAAACTGATCATGTAGCCGACAGCTTTTCTGAGTTTCTGGAAGCTTTAAAAAATAAAACCCTTGAAGAAAGATATTTAAATCTGTTTTAA
- a CDS encoding methionine ABC transporter ATP-binding protein — translation MIEIKNISKTFHQKKQSFKALDQVSLNIEKGDIVGIIGFSGAGKSTLIRTVNLLERPDEGQIIINGKDFTRLSSKQLAEERKKIGMIFQHFNLLSSRTVFGNIALPLELDHLNKDQISKKVHELLKIVGLEDKAHDYPRSLSGGQKQRVAIARALANDPHLLLCDEATSALDPVTTQSILQLLRDINQRLGITILLITHEMEVIKAVCNHVAVIDHGKLLAKGTLSEIISDKENPVIRQFINSDVMTLPQELNNRLQKEPKEGLFPLVEIELNENISVEELLSTLYSQYKIPYKLLKADVEYLGHSNFGKLLLQLQGGAEENQQAIYYFNQNKIQNTVKGYA, via the coding sequence ATGATAGAAATTAAAAATATATCAAAAACTTTTCACCAGAAAAAACAGTCCTTTAAAGCACTGGATCAGGTGAGCCTCAATATAGAGAAAGGTGATATCGTAGGAATTATAGGATTTTCCGGTGCAGGAAAAAGTACGCTGATTCGTACAGTTAATCTTCTGGAAAGGCCAGATGAAGGCCAGATCATCATTAATGGCAAGGATTTTACCCGGTTAAGTTCAAAACAACTGGCCGAAGAGCGTAAAAAAATAGGAATGATCTTTCAGCATTTCAATCTGCTTTCTTCGAGAACTGTCTTTGGTAATATTGCGCTTCCTTTGGAACTGGATCATCTCAATAAAGACCAGATCAGCAAAAAGGTACATGAGCTATTGAAAATCGTAGGTCTTGAAGATAAAGCCCACGATTATCCCAGAAGTCTTTCCGGGGGCCAGAAACAAAGGGTAGCCATCGCAAGGGCATTAGCCAATGATCCTCACCTTCTGCTCTGTGATGAAGCAACCAGCGCTCTTGATCCTGTTACCACACAGTCTATTTTACAGCTGTTAAGAGATATCAACCAGAGATTAGGAATTACCATCCTTTTGATTACGCATGAGATGGAGGTCATTAAAGCAGTCTGCAATCATGTTGCTGTTATCGACCACGGAAAATTATTAGCTAAAGGAACTTTAAGTGAGATTATTTCGGATAAAGAAAATCCGGTGATCCGACAATTTATAAATTCAGATGTCATGACCTTGCCACAGGAACTCAATAACAGACTACAGAAAGAGCCCAAAGAAGGTTTATTTCCACTGGTCGAAATAGAACTTAACGAAAATATCAGTGTTGAAGAACTTCTTTCAACTTTATATTCCCAATATAAAATTCCTTATAAACTTTTGAAAGCTGATGTGGAATATCTTGGCCATTCCAATTTTGGAAAATTGCTGCTGCAGCTTCAGGGAGGAGCGGAAGAAAACCAACAGGCCATCTATTATTTCAATCAGAATAAAATTCAAAATACAGTAAAAGGATATGCTTAG
- a CDS encoding SMI1/KNR4 family protein, whose protein sequence is MQQQLPAHWHAFIKVFQKKYTEEIVYGICRVFRDKEEILERYTTYDFEQYLPDYIPVADDSGGRVAVISVHENDKKVYVSDYGVLQESELAVLDRDLMHWMQRKLPFDYDSPKESSKGEIENLQQLNHKLYDEIAQHIDIVNFLKAKIRIEGMSLPENYANPEELCYFQQGYRYNANSEDLAGLKTGDFKPTWLVLATNYFDDPFFIDLEESDRQFPVYFAFHGQGKWTPIMAAPSIRQFEKQLNDIQSIQYNKDALTDYLKNVPDNEFWNEVREVAESMSPLDEEKIEEKISASDFRRARLYITDTGPNKIKIISLLKAELGISGPEALQLSKRPRILFSEAYFKWIEADIKKLESLGATTEIEIITEK, encoded by the coding sequence ATGCAGCAACAACTTCCCGCCCATTGGCATGCCTTTATCAAAGTATTTCAGAAAAAATACACTGAAGAAATCGTGTATGGCATTTGCCGGGTATTCCGGGATAAGGAAGAAATATTAGAGCGTTATACCACCTATGATTTCGAACAATATCTGCCTGACTATATCCCTGTTGCGGATGATTCCGGAGGCCGTGTGGCGGTCATCTCCGTTCATGAGAATGACAAAAAAGTCTATGTAAGCGATTACGGTGTTTTACAGGAGTCTGAACTGGCTGTACTGGACCGGGATCTCATGCACTGGATGCAGAGAAAGCTTCCTTTTGACTATGATTCGCCTAAAGAATCATCAAAAGGAGAAATAGAAAATCTTCAACAGCTGAACCATAAATTATATGACGAGATTGCTCAGCATATCGATATCGTCAATTTTCTGAAAGCAAAAATCAGGATAGAAGGAATGTCCCTTCCTGAAAATTACGCTAACCCTGAAGAACTCTGCTATTTCCAGCAGGGATATCGTTACAATGCTAATAGTGAAGATTTGGCGGGATTAAAAACAGGTGATTTTAAACCAACCTGGCTGGTATTGGCCACCAATTATTTTGATGATCCGTTTTTTATTGATCTCGAAGAATCTGACCGACAGTTCCCTGTCTATTTTGCCTTTCACGGACAGGGAAAATGGACTCCTATTATGGCCGCACCTTCTATCCGGCAATTTGAGAAACAGTTAAACGATATTCAGAGTATTCAGTATAATAAGGATGCTTTGACTGATTATCTGAAAAACGTTCCGGATAATGAATTCTGGAATGAGGTACGGGAAGTCGCTGAATCTATGTCACCATTGGATGAAGAAAAGATTGAGGAGAAAATATCAGCTTCAGACTTTCGCAGAGCACGGCTTTATATAACAGATACCGGTCCCAATAAGATCAAAATAATTTCTCTGTTGAAAGCAGAATTAGGTATTTCAGGCCCTGAAGCATTGCAATTGAGCAAACGGCCCAGGATCTTATTCTCCGAAGCCTATTTCAAATGGATAGAAGCCGACATTAAAAAACTGGAAAGCCTCGGAGCAACAACAGAAATTGAAATCATCACCGAAAAATAA
- a CDS encoding glycoside hydrolase family 3 C-terminal domain-containing protein, whose protein sequence is MAQTTPALPVYLDESKPVEQRIQDALSRMTLEEKVAMLHAQSKFSSPGVPRLGIPEFWTTDGPHGVRPEVMWDEWDQAGWTNDSIIAYPALTALSATWNKKMSWNYGKALGEEARYRKKDILLGPGVNIYRTPLNGRNFEYMGEDPYLTSKMVVPYIKGVQSNGVATSVKHFALNNQEMFRHTSNVIVDDRTLYEIYLPPFKAAVTEGDSWTIMGAYDLYKGQYASQNQYLLNDILKKEWKYKGVVVSDWGAVNNTEQAIHNGLDLEFGTWTNGLSAGTKNAYDNYFLAKPYLDLIKSGKVGTTELDDKVTRLLRLAYKTTMNRNKPFGNIASEEHKAIAKEIGEEGIVLLKNQGNVLPIDLNKAKKIAVIGENAIKIMTVGGGSSSLKVKYEALPLDGIKSRFGKQTDVQFARGYVGDIGGEYNGVKSGQDLKDTRSETELLTEAVELAKKSDYVIFVGGLNKADFQDSEGNDRKSYGLPYNQDNVISALAKANKNLAVVLVSGNAVAMPWIKEVPTILQAWYLGSEAGNSIASILAGDANPSGKLPFTFPVKLEDNSAHQLGEYPGQKDELAAGKGKDQKNPINITYNEGIFVGYRWHDTKNIKPLFSFGHGLSYTTFEFGKAKADKTTISQDGTITFTVTVKNTGKKAGAEVVQLYISDLKSSVPRPAKELKGFEKVYLNPGEQKEVTFTVDKTALSYFDANKHDWIAEPGDFEALIGNSSDGIKTKVKFTLK, encoded by the coding sequence ATGGCTCAGACCACACCTGCACTACCCGTTTATTTAGATGAATCGAAACCTGTAGAACAGCGTATCCAGGATGCTCTTTCGAGAATGACTCTGGAAGAAAAAGTGGCAATGCTTCATGCCCAGTCGAAATTCAGCTCTCCGGGGGTTCCAAGATTGGGAATTCCGGAATTCTGGACAACGGACGGTCCTCACGGGGTACGTCCGGAAGTAATGTGGGACGAATGGGACCAGGCCGGATGGACGAATGATTCTATTATTGCCTACCCTGCCCTGACTGCTTTATCCGCTACATGGAACAAGAAAATGTCATGGAATTATGGAAAAGCTTTGGGGGAAGAAGCCCGCTACAGAAAAAAAGATATTCTTCTGGGGCCAGGGGTTAATATTTACAGAACACCGTTAAACGGTAGAAATTTCGAGTATATGGGTGAAGATCCTTATCTGACCTCAAAAATGGTAGTTCCTTATATTAAAGGCGTACAGTCTAACGGGGTGGCTACTTCTGTAAAGCATTTTGCGCTCAATAATCAGGAAATGTTCCGCCATACCAGCAATGTTATTGTTGATGACAGAACGCTTTATGAAATCTATCTTCCGCCTTTCAAAGCCGCTGTAACTGAAGGAGATTCCTGGACGATTATGGGAGCATATGATCTGTATAAAGGTCAATACGCCAGCCAGAATCAATATCTTTTAAACGATATTCTGAAAAAAGAATGGAAGTATAAAGGTGTCGTAGTATCCGACTGGGGCGCTGTAAATAATACCGAACAGGCAATCCATAACGGGTTGGATCTTGAATTCGGAACATGGACGAATGGCCTTTCCGCAGGCACAAAGAATGCTTACGACAATTATTTTCTGGCAAAACCCTATTTAGATTTAATCAAATCCGGAAAAGTAGGAACCACTGAACTGGATGATAAGGTAACCCGACTGCTTCGCCTTGCCTACAAAACAACAATGAACCGAAACAAACCTTTCGGAAATATTGCTTCTGAAGAACATAAAGCCATAGCCAAAGAAATTGGTGAAGAAGGTATTGTTCTATTGAAAAATCAAGGAAATGTTCTGCCTATTGATCTTAACAAAGCAAAAAAAATAGCGGTTATTGGAGAAAATGCTATTAAAATTATGACGGTAGGCGGTGGCTCCTCTTCATTAAAGGTAAAATATGAAGCACTTCCTTTAGACGGAATTAAATCCAGATTCGGGAAGCAGACTGATGTACAGTTTGCCAGAGGGTATGTAGGAGACATCGGCGGAGAATATAACGGGGTAAAATCCGGGCAGGATTTAAAAGACACCCGTTCTGAAACAGAATTGCTTACCGAAGCTGTAGAACTTGCTAAAAAGTCAGATTATGTGATCTTCGTTGGCGGACTGAATAAAGCCGATTTCCAGGATAGTGAAGGAAATGACAGAAAAAGTTATGGTCTTCCTTACAATCAGGACAATGTAATCTCAGCTTTAGCAAAAGCCAATAAAAATCTGGCTGTAGTTCTGGTTTCCGGAAATGCAGTAGCAATGCCATGGATCAAAGAAGTTCCCACAATATTGCAAGCCTGGTATCTAGGGTCAGAAGCAGGAAATTCAATCGCTTCTATTTTGGCGGGAGATGCTAATCCTTCAGGAAAACTTCCGTTTACATTTCCTGTAAAGCTTGAAGACAATTCGGCTCATCAATTAGGAGAATATCCTGGACAGAAGGATGAACTGGCAGCAGGAAAAGGAAAAGATCAGAAAAATCCAATCAATATTACCTATAATGAAGGAATTTTTGTAGGCTACCGCTGGCATGATACTAAAAACATCAAACCTCTTTTCAGCTTCGGACACGGATTGAGCTATACGACTTTTGAATTCGGAAAAGCAAAAGCGGATAAAACCACAATCTCCCAGGATGGTACCATCACTTTTACAGTAACAGTGAAAAATACAGGAAAAAAAGCCGGTGCTGAAGTAGTCCAGCTTTACATCAGCGATTTAAAATCTTCTGTACCACGCCCTGCCAAAGAATTGAAAGGTTTTGAAAAAGTATATTTAAACCCCGGCGAACAAAAAGAAGTCACCTTCACCGTTGATAAAACCGCATTAAGTTATTTTGATGCCAATAAACATGACTGGATTGCAGAACCTGGAGATTTTGAGGCTTTAATCGGGAATTCTTCAGATGGAATTAAAACGAAAGTAAAGTTTACTTTAAAATAG
- a CDS encoding EamA family transporter: protein MNNSKNKWLVPLAFTNIYVIWGITFLAISFGLKGFPPFILSGLRFLVAGILMIGYLLSKGEKANALVNWKKNAITGILILTGGTGLVAWGEQYVTASEAAISIATGPFWFIAIDRKNWKYYFSDKFIPIGLVIGFVGLVLFLKGSVHSAHAAVDGNLRITAFVVLGLSSVAWVLGSLYSKKNPASQSTFMNIAQQLIIAGLASFLIAFLRKEWTGFSVSAVPLSAWLGVLFLIFFGSIVAYLSYIWLLSVKPAALVSTHTYINPIVTVIAGWIVAHQSINGGQLYGLSIILLGVLLTNVTKYFKLSKRSKVKIRRVRRFFNRTNKRFQPV from the coding sequence ATGAACAATTCTAAAAACAAATGGCTGGTTCCATTGGCTTTTACAAACATCTATGTAATATGGGGAATTACGTTTTTAGCTATTTCATTTGGCTTGAAAGGCTTTCCCCCATTCATACTTTCCGGATTGAGGTTTCTGGTAGCAGGCATTCTGATGATCGGATATCTGCTCTCTAAGGGAGAAAAAGCAAACGCTCTGGTTAACTGGAAAAAGAATGCCATCACCGGAATCCTTATTCTTACAGGAGGAACAGGACTTGTGGCATGGGGAGAACAATATGTAACCGCTTCAGAGGCGGCAATATCCATTGCTACCGGACCATTTTGGTTTATTGCTATCGACAGAAAAAACTGGAAATATTATTTTTCAGATAAGTTCATTCCAATAGGTTTGGTTATTGGTTTTGTTGGATTGGTATTATTTCTGAAAGGAAGTGTACATTCCGCTCATGCAGCAGTTGACGGAAATCTTCGTATCACCGCATTTGTGGTATTAGGCTTAAGTTCTGTAGCCTGGGTATTAGGTTCATTATATTCTAAGAAAAATCCTGCTTCCCAATCTACTTTTATGAATATTGCCCAACAGCTTATCATAGCCGGATTAGCCTCTTTTCTTATCGCTTTTTTAAGAAAAGAATGGACCGGTTTTTCCGTTTCAGCGGTTCCGTTATCGGCTTGGCTGGGCGTTCTGTTTTTGATTTTCTTTGGATCGATAGTCGCTTATTTGTCGTACATTTGGCTCTTGTCCGTGAAGCCCGCTGCCCTGGTAAGCACCCATACCTATATTAATCCTATTGTTACAGTGATTGCTGGCTGGATTGTTGCTCATCAAAGCATTAACGGAGGTCAGCTATATGGTTTATCCATCATATTGCTGGGGGTACTTCTTACAAATGTTACCAAGTACTTCAAACTTTCGAAACGGTCAAAGGTTAAAATCAGACGGGTAAGAAGATTTTTTAATAGAACAAATAAGCGGTTTCAGCCTGTTTAA
- the metQ gene encoding methionine ABC transporter substrate-binding lipoprotein MetQ has protein sequence MKKIKILGVLAAGILLFSACSGRKDDPNFIRVGITYGPEQEIAEVAKKVAKEKYNLEVELIPFNDYVVPNEALTNGDIDANAFQHVPYLTEQSKQRGYNLAVVGNTFVYPIIAYSKKIKNISQLQEGNTIVIPNDPTNGGRSLLLLQKSGLLKLKDGVGLLPKVTDITENPKQLKIMEIEGAQIPRVLDDRDVVVGIINNNFAVQAGLDSEKQAILKEDKDSPYVNVVVARQDNKNSQKVKNFVKAYESDEVEKKAKEIFKGGAVKGW, from the coding sequence ATGAAAAAAATAAAGATCTTAGGTGTATTGGCTGCCGGAATACTTCTGTTTTCAGCATGTTCCGGAAGGAAAGATGATCCTAATTTTATCCGGGTAGGCATAACGTACGGCCCAGAGCAGGAAATTGCCGAAGTTGCTAAAAAGGTGGCTAAGGAAAAATATAACCTTGAAGTAGAACTGATCCCTTTCAATGATTATGTAGTTCCCAATGAAGCATTAACCAATGGTGATATTGATGCCAATGCTTTCCAGCATGTACCTTACTTAACAGAACAGTCGAAACAGAGAGGATATAATTTAGCGGTTGTAGGCAATACTTTCGTCTACCCTATCATTGCCTATTCTAAAAAAATTAAAAATATCAGCCAGCTTCAGGAGGGAAATACAATTGTTATTCCTAATGATCCAACCAACGGAGGACGTTCCTTGCTTCTGCTTCAAAAAAGTGGTTTACTGAAATTAAAAGACGGTGTAGGACTTCTTCCAAAAGTGACTGATATTACAGAGAATCCGAAGCAGCTTAAAATCATGGAAATTGAAGGTGCCCAGATCCCAAGAGTACTGGACGACAGAGATGTTGTGGTAGGAATTATCAATAATAATTTTGCCGTTCAGGCCGGTTTGGATTCTGAAAAACAGGCTATTCTTAAAGAAGATAAAGATTCCCCTTACGTAAATGTAGTGGTGGCAAGACAGGACAATAAGAACAGTCAGAAAGTAAAAAACTTTGTAAAAGCCTATGAATCTGATGAAGTGGAGAAGAAAGCCAAAGAAATTTTCAAAGGAGGCGCTGTAAAGGGATGGTAA